The Roseibaca calidilacus genome has a window encoding:
- a CDS encoding glycosyltransferase family 2 protein, with amino-acid sequence MVSVILPCYNVAEYIGTAIDSLKAQTFENFEALVVNDGSTDASADIVRAAIAGDARFRLLSQRRQGLSGARNTGLNQASGTYVAFLDGDDWFAPEFLSHMVRTLEETGADWAASALWLEFDTGSRFAHSAIHGAPDITGAARACHLDDARMVARHFPSAWNKLYRRDFIGDLRFVPGAVYEDHPFYWALACRSDQMWYVPEPLYHHRRGRHGQITAQGDRQIFEQFDRLDEVRALMDSAGMPHRRCALSRLATRLVHERLQPVTDPALRRAFIDRAGAYFAAHDLTWDWDGASDIDLRPGPEISPSLRYTVLVQAGDGADQTRRALAAQRLPPTGVLELADGPVAKLFAQARPSIQTPWCAILKAGDTPLPDWSAKMLGALQEPADATLAVCAVTRGAQGWDPGFALPDLPCPDPAALIFATALPPSASPDGPDWATGLRFAVAHGPTKTARVEDAMMVLAPRPTDSPRATVRTLRQMVSSGLVSPRQAAALFAHLAQLAVSAQAGRARRVAHALIWGVARRAGRLPKPPQAAHIGKRLHRLL; translated from the coding sequence ATGGTGAGCGTTATTTTGCCCTGCTACAATGTGGCGGAATATATCGGCACGGCCATCGACAGCCTGAAGGCCCAGACCTTCGAGAATTTTGAAGCGCTTGTGGTCAATGACGGATCGACCGACGCCTCTGCCGATATCGTGCGCGCCGCGATCGCGGGCGATGCCCGGTTCCGACTGCTGTCCCAACGCCGGCAAGGGCTGTCAGGCGCGCGCAACACCGGTCTGAACCAAGCATCCGGCACCTATGTCGCATTTTTGGATGGCGATGACTGGTTCGCACCAGAATTTCTGTCGCACATGGTCAGGACGCTTGAAGAAACGGGCGCGGATTGGGCGGCCTCGGCGCTTTGGCTGGAGTTTGACACAGGATCAAGATTTGCGCATTCCGCGATCCATGGCGCTCCTGACATCACCGGAGCGGCGCGCGCTTGTCACCTTGACGATGCCCGCATGGTCGCGCGACATTTTCCGTCGGCTTGGAACAAGCTATACCGTCGGGATTTCATAGGCGACCTCAGGTTCGTACCCGGTGCAGTCTATGAGGACCACCCGTTCTACTGGGCCTTGGCCTGCCGGTCAGATCAGATGTGGTATGTGCCAGAGCCGTTATATCATCATCGGCGCGGCCGGCACGGGCAGATCACCGCGCAGGGCGACCGGCAGATTTTCGAGCAATTCGACCGTTTGGACGAAGTGCGCGCATTGATGGATAGCGCCGGCATGCCGCATCGTCGCTGCGCCTTGTCTCGTTTGGCCACGCGGCTGGTTCATGAACGGTTGCAACCTGTCACCGATCCGGCCCTGCGGCGCGCTTTTATTGACCGGGCGGGTGCGTATTTCGCGGCGCATGATCTGACTTGGGATTGGGACGGTGCATCTGACATAGACCTGCGCCCCGGCCCCGAGATATCGCCATCGCTGCGCTATACGGTGCTTGTGCAGGCAGGCGACGGCGCAGACCAAACACGGCGCGCACTTGCAGCACAAAGGTTGCCCCCGACAGGTGTTCTGGAATTGGCGGACGGACCTGTGGCAAAACTCTTTGCCCAAGCCCGACCCAGCATCCAAACGCCGTGGTGCGCCATTCTGAAAGCGGGCGACACGCCTTTGCCGGACTGGTCGGCCAAGATGCTGGGTGCATTGCAAGAGCCAGCTGATGCAACCTTGGCAGTCTGCGCGGTCACACGCGGCGCGCAAGGTTGGGACCCCGGTTTTGCCCTGCCGGACCTGCCCTGCCCGGACCCGGCCGCGCTGATATTCGCCACCGCGCTGCCCCCAAGCGCCAGCCCGGATGGCCCGGATTGGGCCACCGGCCTGCGCTTCGCGGTCGCGCATGGACCGACGAAAACCGCGCGGGTCGAGGACGCGATGATGGTGCTGGCACCGCGCCCAACGGACAGCCCGCGCGCGACAGTGCGAACGCTTCGGCAGATGGTGTCAAGCGGATTGGTGTCGCCCCGTCAGGCGGCGGCGCTCTTCGCGCATCTGGCACAGCTGGCCGTGTCTGCGCAAGCCGGGCGCGCAAGGCGGGTCGCACATGCCCTGATCTGGGGGGTTGCAAGGCGCGCGGGCCGTTTACCCAAGCCACCCCAAGCTGCGCATATCGGAAAACGCCTGCACCGCTTGTTATAA
- the xdhA gene encoding xanthine dehydrogenase small subunit, which yields MARDHIRFLLNDREVMLNGISATATLLDHLRLYQRLRGTKEGCAEGDCGACTVLVGRIERGALRYQPVNACIRFLASCDGCHVVTVEHLRGTDGGLHPVQRAMVEHHASQCGFCTPGFVMALYALWMATPHPTEPEIERALQGNLCRCTGYAPIIRAARAMGALGTTDPLMEERAQVAARLAAWADGTQVDMTNGQSRAILPATVEDLAQVLDQHPDARIVAGATDVGLWVTKFLRDLPVAVFIGHLDGLRAVTETADALHFGALVSYEDARAPLLEHFPHMARYWDRIAGWQVRAMGTLGGNIANGSPIGDTPPPFIALGARLVLRKGAARREMPLEEFFLDYGKQDRAPGEFVETIILPKPVPGTLHAAYKLSKRRDEDISAVALGMALTVADGTITGARLAFGGMAATPKRSAQTEAALTGQPFTLETLQTAAKALPQDFAPLSDMRASAAYRMKAAQNLLTRFWLEHSGEAAALEDVQ from the coding sequence GTGGCCCGCGACCATATCCGCTTTCTGCTGAACGACCGAGAGGTGATGCTGAATGGCATAAGCGCAACCGCCACGTTGCTGGACCATCTGCGGCTGTATCAGCGCCTGCGCGGCACCAAAGAGGGCTGCGCCGAGGGCGATTGCGGTGCTTGCACCGTGCTTGTGGGGCGCATCGAGCGCGGCGCGTTGCGCTATCAGCCCGTGAATGCCTGCATCCGCTTTCTGGCATCCTGCGACGGCTGCCATGTGGTCACGGTTGAACATCTGCGCGGGACAGATGGCGGCCTGCACCCGGTGCAGCGCGCCATGGTGGAGCATCACGCCAGCCAATGCGGGTTCTGCACGCCCGGTTTCGTGATGGCGCTTTATGCGTTGTGGATGGCAACACCGCACCCGACAGAGCCGGAAATCGAACGCGCGCTGCAAGGCAACCTGTGCCGTTGCACAGGCTACGCCCCCATCATCCGCGCGGCGCGGGCCATGGGCGCGCTTGGCACGACCGATCCGCTGATGGAAGAACGCGCGCAGGTGGCCGCGCGGCTGGCGGCATGGGCCGATGGCACGCAGGTGGACATGACCAATGGCCAAAGCCGCGCAATCTTGCCTGCCACGGTCGAGGATCTGGCGCAGGTGCTGGACCAGCACCCCGACGCGCGTATCGTCGCGGGGGCCACCGATGTGGGCCTGTGGGTCACGAAATTTCTGCGCGATCTGCCGGTGGCTGTGTTCATCGGGCATCTGGACGGGTTGCGCGCGGTCACGGAAACCGCAGATGCCCTGCATTTTGGCGCGCTTGTCAGCTACGAGGATGCACGCGCGCCCTTGCTTGAGCATTTCCCCCATATGGCCCGATATTGGGACCGCATCGCAGGCTGGCAAGTGCGCGCCATGGGCACGCTGGGGGGCAATATCGCCAATGGCTCGCCCATTGGCGACACGCCGCCGCCCTTTATCGCTTTGGGCGCGCGGTTGGTGCTGCGCAAGGGGGCGGCGCGGCGCGAGATGCCGCTGGAAGAGTTCTTCCTTGATTACGGCAAACAGGACCGCGCGCCAGGCGAGTTCGTGGAAACCATCATCCTGCCCAAACCCGTGCCCGGCACGCTGCACGCAGCCTATAAGCTGTCGAAGCGACGGGACGAGGATATTTCGGCAGTCGCACTTGGCATGGCCCTGACCGTGGCAGATGGCACGATTACCGGGGCAAGGCTGGCCTTTGGCGGCATGGCCGCAACGCCGAAGCGGTCGGCGCAAACGGAGGCGGCGCTGACCGGCCAGCCCTTCACGCTTGAAACCCTGCAAACAGCCGCCAAAGCCCTGCCGCAGGATTTCGCGCCGCTCTCGGACATGCGCGCCAGTGCCGCCTACCGCATGAAAGCCGCGCAAAACCTGCTGACGCGCTTCTGGCTGGAACACTCGGGCGAAGCGGCGGCATTGGAGGATGTGCAATGA
- a CDS encoding glycosyltransferase: MRILHYNWVDPCDPAARGGGVRIYAKALMDEQRRSGGHDCAALSAGMVYDLSSRAKPRWQACGPGRFEFVNTRPVAPSHAEFAAAAQIANPATEALFRDFLLQTGPYDVIHFHGLEGLPARVLSLRRDFPNTRFVLSLHNYYPFCPQVNLWWQERAHCSDYDNGARCRTCLPVAPNPLAVRRAYAVETAFARIGAPAGSWPYDRVLRPALSAGWQALKAVRGRKPALPAPDRPDTAAPDYAKRRAEMVNLLEQYCDEVLAVSDRVRDIAQGFGVTKARTCYIGTRHAEAWGRTRPRPLGADPLRLIYLGYMRADKGFFFLLSALEALPDQTLARLHLTVAARKGPAQVMARLRGLRPRLAGLTLHDGYAAADLDRIVAQADIGIVPPLWEDNLPQVALELHARHIPLMTSDRGGAQELPGTRDLVFRAGDTADFACVLARVMAGQVDLSGYWEHARIPTGIAAHAQELEKLYKGAQ; the protein is encoded by the coding sequence GTGCGTATTCTGCATTACAACTGGGTAGATCCATGCGACCCCGCAGCGCGGGGGGGCGGTGTCAGGATCTATGCCAAGGCTCTGATGGACGAGCAGCGCAGATCGGGCGGACATGACTGTGCGGCGCTTAGTGCGGGAATGGTCTATGACCTTTCGTCCCGGGCTAAACCGCGCTGGCAGGCATGTGGGCCGGGACGGTTCGAATTCGTCAACACGCGGCCTGTTGCCCCGTCACATGCCGAATTCGCGGCGGCAGCGCAGATCGCGAACCCCGCGACAGAGGCATTGTTCCGCGATTTCCTGCTGCAAACTGGCCCCTATGATGTGATCCATTTCCACGGCCTTGAAGGGCTGCCAGCGCGGGTGCTGTCGTTGCGCCGCGATTTCCCGAATACTCGCTTCGTGCTGTCGCTGCATAATTACTACCCGTTCTGCCCGCAGGTGAACCTGTGGTGGCAAGAGCGCGCACATTGTTCTGACTACGACAATGGCGCGCGCTGCCGCACTTGCCTGCCGGTGGCGCCGAACCCGCTTGCGGTGCGGCGCGCCTATGCGGTGGAAACGGCTTTCGCGCGGATTGGCGCACCGGCGGGAAGCTGGCCTTATGACCGTGTGCTGCGACCGGCCCTATCTGCCGGATGGCAAGCGCTGAAAGCCGTGCGGGGGCGCAAACCGGCCCTGCCTGCACCTGACCGGCCCGACACCGCGGCACCGGACTACGCAAAGCGCCGCGCAGAAATGGTCAACCTTCTGGAGCAATATTGCGACGAGGTTCTGGCGGTGTCCGATCGTGTCCGCGACATTGCGCAGGGTTTTGGCGTGACGAAGGCGCGCACCTGTTACATCGGCACGCGCCATGCGGAAGCATGGGGCCGCACGCGCCCGCGCCCGCTTGGGGCCGATCCGCTTCGGCTGATCTACCTTGGCTATATGCGTGCGGATAAAGGGTTCTTCTTCCTGCTCAGCGCGCTGGAAGCCCTGCCGGACCAGACCCTTGCCCGCCTGCATCTGACCGTAGCCGCCCGCAAAGGGCCGGCACAGGTCATGGCGCGCCTGCGCGGGCTTCGGCCAAGGCTGGCCGGGCTGACCTTGCATGACGGCTATGCCGCAGCCGATCTGGACAGGATCGTGGCGCAGGCCGATATCGGCATCGTGCCGCCCTTATGGGAAGACAATCTGCCGCAAGTTGCGCTGGAACTTCATGCACGGCATATCCCGCTGATGACCTCTGACAGGGGCGGGGCACAGGAACTGCCCGGCACGCGCGATCTGGTGTTTCGCGCGGGCGACACTGCCGATTTCGCGTGTGTGCTGGCGCGGGTCATGGCGGGGCAGGTTGATCTGTCTGGCTATTGGGAACACGCGCGCATTCCGACCGGGATCGCGGCACATGCCCAAGAGCTGGAAAAATTATACAAGGGCGCGCAATGA
- a CDS encoding calcium-binding protein, translated as MSLHLGGVYQTGADALDIGVSDSEIVTNQAGTFVILSSGAAGGLSVYRLLPDGGLALHDMQVFPDALQAGLMPNVAMAEIDGAPVLFVGGTADHAFGYSLQPDGGIGALQMVEWHAMADAAGANAPGALQAWGQISAQTGMGFHAPIATDNLIAAHNLSMPSVDYVLSLDGSSGELFSHSVWSGTIYTQVASLGAADGLALSNPTAMEIANLGGAAYAIIASATGSSLSVIKVGPDGSLTPTQQLVDTASTRFANVQDLALVQEGDHVFVLAVGADHGVSLFRMMPDGHLVFTEAFNDDMGGSLNTPSTITASIQNGVLHAFIGTQHTSAMVHLQAGHANLGQVASSSSNGADLLTGGSGDDILMACSDGDTLIGGAGQDILSSGAGQSTLSGGMGNDLFVIRANSTRVTITDFQPGSDRLDMSDLPMLRNLGQLAITSTPTGATISFRDTEIILTAFNTAPLSLQDIFPNGLYGPDSILIIAGETEPVPSPLPPGLSLLGTNTHDSILGGEGNDTIRAGRGNDTVRGGDGDDLIYGDNGHNRLWGGNGNDTIHGGPRNDMIGGGPGNDLLFGGDGNDTIYGGSGDDTIHGEGDDTRLWGMGGNDLIYGSTLGGRIGGGGGDDTIYGGPGNDTIYGGAIEGNDYVDGGAGDDEIWGMDGNDTLIGGAGNDFIGGGRGDDRIHGGPGDDTVRGGPGADTFVFLDGEETLLVEDFAYADADILELDSALWGGGLTASQVVSIYGAVTPAGLVLDFGTGDVVTLAGLSDLPMLADYIQIV; from the coding sequence ATGTCGTTGCATCTTGGGGGCGTCTATCAGACAGGCGCCGACGCGTTGGACATTGGCGTGTCCGACAGCGAGATCGTGACCAATCAAGCCGGAACGTTCGTAATCTTGAGCAGCGGTGCGGCCGGTGGGCTAAGCGTGTATCGGCTGTTGCCCGATGGCGGCTTGGCCCTGCATGACATGCAGGTCTTTCCCGACGCTTTGCAAGCGGGCTTGATGCCCAACGTAGCCATGGCCGAAATTGACGGCGCGCCGGTTCTGTTCGTCGGCGGCACCGCAGATCATGCCTTTGGATACAGTCTGCAACCCGATGGCGGGATCGGCGCTTTGCAGATGGTCGAATGGCACGCAATGGCGGACGCGGCGGGCGCGAACGCGCCCGGTGCGTTGCAGGCGTGGGGGCAGATTTCAGCCCAGACAGGGATGGGGTTTCACGCGCCCATCGCCACCGACAACCTGATTGCGGCACATAACTTGTCAATGCCAAGCGTTGACTATGTACTCTCGCTGGACGGGTCATCAGGCGAGCTGTTCAGCCACAGCGTCTGGTCGGGAACGATCTACACGCAGGTTGCCAGCCTTGGTGCGGCCGATGGGTTGGCCCTGAGCAACCCAACCGCCATGGAAATCGCCAATCTGGGCGGCGCGGCTTATGCGATCATTGCCTCTGCCACCGGGTCGTCGCTGAGCGTGATCAAGGTTGGACCGGATGGCAGCCTGACCCCGACGCAACAGCTTGTCGACACCGCCAGCACGCGGTTCGCCAATGTGCAAGACCTAGCATTGGTGCAAGAGGGCGATCATGTCTTCGTTCTGGCCGTCGGTGCGGATCATGGGGTCAGCCTGTTTCGCATGATGCCCGATGGGCATCTGGTGTTCACGGAAGCGTTCAACGATGACATGGGCGGTTCGCTGAACACGCCCTCTACAATAACCGCCTCGATCCAGAATGGCGTTTTACATGCCTTTATCGGCACGCAGCACACATCCGCCATGGTGCACCTGCAAGCGGGGCACGCCAACCTTGGGCAGGTCGCCAGCAGTTCCAGCAATGGCGCAGACCTTCTGACCGGGGGCAGTGGCGACGACATTCTGATGGCGTGCTCTGATGGCGACACGCTGATCGGCGGGGCCGGACAGGACATACTGTCTTCCGGTGCCGGGCAAAGCACGCTTTCAGGCGGCATGGGCAATGACCTGTTCGTGATCCGCGCCAACAGCACGCGGGTCACGATCACCGATTTCCAGCCCGGATCGGACCGACTGGACATGTCCGACCTGCCGATGTTGCGCAATTTGGGCCAACTCGCGATCACCAGCACGCCCACCGGGGCAACCATCAGCTTTCGCGACACAGAAATCATCCTGACCGCGTTCAACACCGCCCCACTTAGCCTGCAAGACATCTTCCCCAACGGGCTGTATGGGCCGGACAGCATTTTGATTATCGCGGGCGAAACGGAACCGGTTCCGTCACCTTTGCCGCCGGGGCTAAGCCTATTGGGCACCAATACCCATGACAGCATTCTAGGCGGCGAAGGCAACGACACGATCAGGGCTGGGCGCGGCAATGATACCGTACGCGGCGGCGATGGCGACGACCTGATTTATGGCGACAATGGTCACAACCGTCTGTGGGGCGGCAATGGCAATGACACGATCCATGGCGGGCCGCGAAATGACATGATCGGCGGCGGACCGGGCAATGACCTGTTGTTCGGGGGTGACGGAAACGATACCATCTATGGCGGCAGCGGCGACGATACCATTCATGGCGAAGGGGACGACACCCGATTATGGGGCATGGGCGGCAATGACCTGATCTATGGCAGCACCCTTGGCGGGCGTATTGGCGGCGGGGGCGGTGATGACACAATTTATGGCGGACCGGGCAATGACACGATCTATGGTGGTGCGATTGAGGGAAATGACTATGTCGATGGCGGGGCGGGCGACGACGAAATCTGGGGCATGGACGGCAACGACACGCTTATCGGTGGGGCCGGAAATGATTTCATCGGCGGCGGTCGCGGGGATGACCGGATACATGGCGGACCGGGCGACGACACGGTGCGCGGCGGGCCCGGCGCGGATACGTTCGTTTTCCTCGATGGCGAAGAAACCTTGCTGGTAGAGGATTTCGCCTATGCCGATGCGGACATACTGGAACTGGACAGTGCGCTCTGGGGCGGCGGGCTGACCGCATCGCAAGTCGTCTCGATCTATGGCGCGGTCACACCAGCGGGGCTGGTGCTGGATTTCGGCACCGGCGACGTGGTCACGCTGGCAGGCTTGTCGGATTTGCCCATGCTGGCCGACTATATCCAGATTGTTTGA
- a CDS encoding flagellar basal body P-ring protein FlgI, protein MRCGILGLLVCVLALTAHVAHATVRLKDMVEFDGVRGNDLLGYGLVVGLNGTGDGLRNAPFTEDMMTNILERLGVNVTGEQFRPKNVAAVIVTASLPPFARAGATLDVTVSAVGDATSLLGGTLVMTPLNGADGTIYAVAQGSILAGGAVAEGAAARETRGVPTAGIIPGGARVEREVDFALDSLSEVRLALNVPDFSTALQIEQAINREFAVHAARMTDSGTVILQVPKTGARSTAHALARIENLRIAPASKARVVVDQRSGTIVMGADVRISRVAVAQGGLTLRVEERPLVVQPNPFSDGETVVVPRTAAELEDAPPVALAEVEGGTSLSEIVAGLNALGVAPRDMIDILSSISAAGALHAELVVR, encoded by the coding sequence ATGAGATGCGGCATTCTCGGACTACTGGTGTGCGTGCTTGCACTGACCGCCCATGTCGCGCACGCGACCGTGCGGTTGAAGGACATGGTCGAATTCGACGGCGTGCGTGGGAACGATTTGCTGGGATACGGGCTGGTCGTCGGGTTGAATGGCACCGGCGACGGGCTGCGCAATGCCCCGTTCACCGAAGACATGATGACGAATATCCTTGAACGCCTTGGCGTGAATGTCACGGGTGAGCAGTTTCGCCCCAAGAATGTTGCCGCCGTAATTGTCACCGCAAGCCTGCCTCCCTTCGCACGCGCCGGCGCGACACTGGATGTAACTGTCTCGGCCGTGGGCGACGCGACCAGCCTGTTGGGCGGCACGCTGGTCATGACGCCGCTGAACGGTGCAGATGGCACGATCTATGCCGTCGCTCAGGGCAGCATACTGGCCGGGGGGGCCGTTGCCGAAGGCGCCGCCGCACGCGAAACCCGTGGCGTGCCAACGGCTGGCATCATTCCCGGCGGCGCGCGGGTTGAACGCGAGGTCGATTTCGCGCTCGACAGCCTGAGCGAGGTCAGGCTGGCATTGAACGTGCCTGATTTCTCGACAGCGCTTCAGATAGAGCAGGCGATCAACCGTGAATTCGCCGTTCACGCCGCGCGGATGACCGACTCGGGGACGGTGATTCTACAGGTGCCCAAGACTGGCGCACGCTCTACCGCGCACGCGCTTGCGCGGATCGAAAACCTGCGCATCGCCCCTGCCAGCAAAGCACGCGTTGTTGTCGATCAGCGTTCGGGAACGATCGTCATGGGCGCTGACGTGCGAATCAGCCGGGTTGCCGTTGCACAGGGTGGGCTGACCCTGCGCGTGGAAGAACGTCCTCTTGTTGTGCAGCCGAACCCCTTTTCGGATGGCGAAACCGTCGTCGTGCCGCGGACCGCCGCTGAACTGGAGGACGCGCCACCAGTGGCTTTGGCCGAAGTCGAAGGCGGGACATCGCTTTCCGAGATCGTTGCAGGGTTGAACGCGCTTGGGGTCGCACCTCGGGACATGATTGACATTCTAAGCAGCATCAGCGCGGCAGGCGCGCTGCATGCAGAATTGGTGGTCAGATAG
- the chrA gene encoding chromate efflux transporter, which produces MLRSAEVFGAFLRLGLTSFGGPVAHIGYFRAEFVTRREWLTDADYAELVALCQFLPGPASSQVGFALGLMRAGWLGAVAAFVGFTLPSAIIMLAVALGAGLAGLTGVIAALKLVAVAVVAQAVLGMARTLCPDGPRATIAVGAVLALGLLAGPWAMVAVIVAGALIGAVLRLDTGTGQGGLHIPVARPVAFAALALFALGLIGLPLLADHNAGIALADSMFRAGALVFGGGHVVLPLLQAELVAPGLVSDGDFLAGYAAAQAIPGPLFTFATYLGGLGGLTGACIATLAIFAPGFLLLVGVLPFWQALRGVQAVRAGMAGANAAVVGILGAALYDPVFTSAVGSLWQFGFALACFVALQVWRLPVWAVVLAAGLAGAAGLAM; this is translated from the coding sequence TTGTTACGATCGGCAGAGGTTTTCGGCGCGTTCCTGCGGCTTGGCCTGACCTCTTTTGGCGGTCCGGTCGCGCATATCGGCTATTTCCGCGCGGAATTCGTGACCCGCCGCGAATGGCTGACCGATGCGGATTATGCCGAACTGGTGGCGCTGTGCCAGTTTTTGCCCGGCCCGGCCTCTAGCCAGGTGGGTTTCGCGCTGGGGCTGATGCGCGCGGGCTGGCTGGGGGCGGTTGCGGCTTTCGTCGGCTTTACGCTACCCTCGGCGATTATCATGCTGGCCGTGGCACTGGGCGCGGGGCTGGCCGGGCTGACAGGCGTGATCGCGGCGCTGAAGCTGGTGGCGGTCGCGGTGGTGGCGCAAGCGGTGCTGGGCATGGCGCGCACGCTTTGCCCGGATGGGCCGCGCGCGACGATCGCCGTGGGCGCGGTGCTGGCCTTAGGCCTGCTGGCAGGGCCATGGGCGATGGTCGCGGTAATCGTGGCGGGAGCGCTGATCGGCGCGGTGCTTAGGCTGGATACGGGCACAGGGCAGGGCGGCCTGCATATTCCAGTCGCGCGCCCGGTTGCCTTTGCGGCTTTGGCGCTGTTCGCCTTGGGCCTTATCGGCCTGCCGCTTTTGGCAGATCACAACGCGGGTATTGCACTTGCCGATAGCATGTTTCGTGCGGGCGCGTTGGTCTTTGGCGGCGGGCATGTGGTGTTGCCATTGTTGCAGGCGGAACTGGTCGCGCCCGGTTTGGTCAGCGACGGCGATTTTCTGGCGGGCTATGCGGCGGCGCAGGCTATTCCTGGCCCGCTGTTTACCTTTGCAACCTATCTGGGGGGGCTGGGTGGTCTGACGGGCGCATGTATCGCCACTTTGGCGATTTTCGCGCCGGGCTTTCTGCTGCTGGTGGGTGTTCTGCCCTTCTGGCAAGCCCTGCGCGGCGTGCAGGCCGTGCGCGCGGGTATGGCAGGGGCGAATGCGGCGGTGGTCGGCATTTTGGGCGCGGCGCTGTATGACCCTGTGTTTACCAGTGCGGTGGGCAGCCTTTGGCAGTTCGGTTTCGCGCTGGCCTGTTTTGTCGCCTTGCAGGTCTGGCGACTGCCTGTTTGGGCCGTGGTGCTGGCCGCAGGGCTTGCAGGTGCTGCTGGGTTGGCCATGTAA
- the rpsD gene encoding 30S ribosomal protein S4, with product MTKRTSAKYKIDRRMGENIWGRAKSPVNRRDYGPGQHGQRRKTKLSDFGIQLRAKQKLKGYYGDLTEKQFRRIYAEAERIKGDTGENLIGLLERRLDAVIYRAKFVPTIFAARQFVNHGHITVNGQRVNIPSYRVKEGDVIAIRDKSKQLAIVLEAVGLAERDVPDYVEVDHSKMTATFTRTPSLADVPYAVQMEPNLVVEFYAKN from the coding sequence GTGACCAAACGCACCTCTGCCAAGTATAAAATTGACCGCCGCATGGGCGAAAACATCTGGGGCCGCGCCAAAAGCCCCGTCAATCGCCGCGACTACGGCCCCGGCCAGCACGGCCAGCGCCGCAAGACCAAGCTGAGCGATTTCGGCATTCAGCTGCGCGCCAAGCAGAAGCTCAAAGGCTACTATGGCGACCTGACCGAAAAGCAGTTCCGCCGCATCTATGCCGAAGCCGAGCGGATCAAGGGCGACACCGGTGAAAACCTGATCGGCCTGCTGGAACGCCGTCTGGACGCCGTGATCTACCGCGCGAAATTCGTGCCGACCATCTTTGCTGCGCGTCAGTTCGTGAACCACGGCCATATCACCGTGAACGGCCAGCGCGTGAACATCCCCAGCTACCGCGTGAAAGAAGGCGACGTGATCGCGATTCGTGACAAGTCGAAGCAACTGGCCATCGTGCTGGAAGCTGTTGGACTGGCTGAACGTGACGTGCCCGATTATGTCGAGGTCGATCACTCCAAGATGACCGCGACCTTCACCCGCACCCCGTCGTTGGCCGATGTGCCCTATGCAGTGCAGATGGAACCGAACCTCGTGGTCGAATTCTACGCGAAGAACTGA